AATTCGATCCTGCGACGCGCAATCCCTATTTCAACTACGAGGATGAAGACGGTTCCAAACACACGGTTTGGTTTCTGGACGGCGCAACGGCGTTTAACCAGATGCGCGCTTCCAGGCAATTTCATCCGGCAGGATTTGCGTTGTGGCGAATGGGTTCGGAAGACCCTTCTCTGTGGAGCGTGTTTGGCCGTGAACAAATGGACGCCGCGCCTGATGGTTTGCAAAAGATTGTTTATGGATACGACGTGGATTTCGAAGGCATGGGCGAAATCCTGCAATTCGAGGCTGCGCCGAAAGAAGGCAAACGTTTCATCAACGTGGACGCGCGCAGCGGGCTGATCGCCGACGCACATTATCTGAGCATCCCTTCCTCATACGTTTTGCGCCGCACGGGTTGGCAAACCGGCAAAGTCGCGCTGACCTTTGACGACGGCCCGGATGAAACATGGACGCCGCAGATTCTGGACATTCTGAAGCGCGAACACGTTCCCGCCACGTTTTTCATCATCGGGCAAAACGGCCAGGCACATCCGCAACTGGTCAAACGCATCGTCGCCGAAGGCCACGACATCGGCAATCATTCCTTCACGCACCCGAACCTGGGAGAAATTCCGGGCAAATTGACCGAGTTGGAATTGAACGCCACGCAACGATTGATCGAAGCCTTGACCGGACGTTCGACGCGATTATTCCGCGCACCGTATTTTGGCGATGCCGAACCACAAACTGCCGACGAAGTGGAACCGGCAGCCATCGCCAACCGATTGGGCTACATCATCGTCGGATTGCGCGTAGACCCGGACGATTGGGCGCTGCCTGGCACGGATGAAATTGTAAAGCGCACTGAAGCCGCACTCACAAACTCGAATCCGGACGAGCGCGGCCAGATCGTGTTGTTACACGACGGCGGAGGCGACCGCGCGCAAACCGTTGCCGCATTGCCACGGTTGATTCACGAATTGCGCGCTCAAGGATATCAATTTGCCACCGTTTCGGAACTTGCCGGATTGACTCAGGCGCAAACCATGCCGCTGCTGCCCCCTGAACAAGGCTGGATGGCGCGTGCGGACAAACTGACGTTTTACATCTTCGCCGTCGGTGGGTGGTTGATCCGCTGGATGTTTCTAATTGGCATCGTGCTCGGATTGTCGCGCATGCTGTTCATTGGCGCGCTGGCATTGGCGCAATACATTCGCTGCGCAACATTCAGGCGGAATTCAACCGCCAGACGAAATTCAATCGCCCAAACTGTTCCTGCCGAAGCCAGGACAGCAAAGATGGTTTCGGTCATCATCGCGGCTTACAACGAAGAGAAAGTCATCGCGCAAACGGTAAGGAGTTTGCTGGCGTCGGAGTATCCGAACGTTGAAATCATCGTCGTGGATGACGGTTCGATAGACGCCACCGGCCAAGTGGTTCAGGAACAGTTCGGCCTGGAACCACACGTGAGATTGTTTACGCAACCCAACAAAGGCAAAGCCGAAGCATTGAATTATGGATTGCGCCACGCGACAGGCGACATCGTCGTTGCCATGGACGCAGACACGATCTTTCCTGCGCAAACCATCGGAGCGTTAGCAGTGCATTTCGACAATCCGCGCGTCGGCGCAGTCGCGGGCAATGCCAAAGTCGGCAACCGCATCAATCTGGTCACGCGCTGGCAAGCGCTGGAATACATTACTGCGCAAAATATGGATCGGCGCGCATTCGCATTGCTCAACGGCATCACGGTCGTTCCCGGTGCGGTCGGCGCCTGGCGGCGCGAATTGCTGGATCGAATTGGCGGCTTCGCGTCGGATACGCTGGCCGAAGATCAGGATTTGACGCTGAAAGTGCGCAAGCTCGGTTACAAAATCGAATACGCCGAAGAAGCCATTGGCTGGACGGAAGCGCCGGACAATTTGGGCGGATTGGCGAAACAGCGTTTTCGATGGTCGTTCGGTACGCTGCAATGCATGTGGAAACATCGCGATGCGTTGTTTCGTCCGCGATTTGGCGCACTGGGATTTTTGGCGATGCCAAACACCTGGTTGTTTCAAATTCTGTTTCCGCTGATTTCACCCGTCATGGACTTGCTGTTCCTCTGGACGCTCGCTTCTTACTCGATCCAACGAATGGAACATCCCCAGGAGTATTCGGTCACGAACCTTAACCAGGTGCTGTTTTATTACGCGTTGTTTCTGGCGGTGGACTGGCTGGCGGCGGCGTTTGCCTTTGCGCTGGAGCGCCGCGAACAGTGGAACCTGCTCTGGAGCCTGTTTTTGCAACGGTTTTGTTACCGGCAAGTGATGTATTACGTGATGGTGAAATCGGTTTGGACTGCCACACGCGGCGTCATTGTGGGATGGGGCAAGCTGGAACGAAAAGCCACCGTTACCGAACTCAGAAAGTCGCACCCCGCCCAAACAGAGAGGTTCGACACGTTGTACCCTCCGGTTTAGATTCGCCAACACCCTCTCTCAGCCTCGCTAATTTTCTCAACTACATCCAGTTAGCGCTGCGGCGGCGTAGTTCAAAGTGGTGTCACTCGAAAAGGGTTCATCGCTGCAAATAAGCCGCTGGAAAAGCTCCGCGCAAACGTGTAGCTTATTATCTGCTCCCAATTAGAAAATAACATTGAGGTATCAAATGAGAAGAAGGAGTTTGGAGATTTTATTTACCAGCAAGTGGGTTAATGCTCTGATACGTGGCGCTTTTGTGTCACTCATCTTTTGTCTGGGTTCGGTTGGCTCGTTCGGCCAACAAACCCAGGTTCGCACACGAGTTCGCGTCACAACCCAGGACGAAACCGGACAGCCGGTCGCGGGCGTCGCGATTCAGATCAAACTCAAAAACGATATTGTTTCGACCATCATCAGCGATGACAAAGGCGAAGCCGTCGCCACAAACTTTCCGGCCGGCACATACGACATCACTGTTTCCAAAGACGGCTTTCAACCTCGCACCCAAAGCAAGGTCGAGGTGAATGCTGGAACGGAGGTAGACATCAAGTTTGTGATGGTCCCCCAGATTTCCGTCAAAGACGAAGTCAACGTCACAGCCAACACCGCCGATAATCCGCCGGAACAAACGTCTTCGACGCCAATTGAGCTACAGCGCGTGACGATGCGCGAACTGCCAACAGCGACCAATTCCGTAAAAGACGCGCTGCCGCTGCTGCCCGGAGTCGTGCGCTCTCAGCAGGGCGAAATCAAGATTTCCGGCACAGGCGAAAACCGCAGCGCTTTTATCGTCAATTCCGCCGACGTGACTGATCCGGCGACAGGCCAATTCGGAATGACCGTTCCGGTGGACAGCGTGGAATCTATCAACGTCTTCAAAACGCCGTATCTGGCTCAATATGGACGATTTACCGCCGGAGTCGTTTCGGTGGAAACTCGGCGCGGCGGCAGCAAATGGAATTTCGAGCTAAACGACCCGTTTCCGGAATTCCGTTATCTGAACGGTCACCTGCGCGGATTACGCGACGCGACGCCGCGCGTGGTATTCAACGGCCCGCTGATCAAAGACAAACTGTTTCTTTCCGAAGGAACCGAATACACCATCGCCAAACGCGCCGTGCAGACACTGGAGTATCCAAATAAGGAAACCATTTCGGAATCGGTCAATTCCTTCACGCAGTTGGATTACATCGTGTCGGCCACGCATACCTTGACCGGGACTTTTCACCTGGCTCCGCGCAAAGACCAGTTTTATGGTTTGAATTTTTTCAACCGCCGCGAAGTCACACCGAATTTCAGCGGCAAGGATTACACCGGAACACTGATTGACCGGCTGACGATTGGCAGCAATCTGTTGGAAAGTTTGGTTTCGGTGAAAGATTATGACGCGGCGGTTTGGGGCCAAGGCGTCGCTGAAATGACGCTGACGCCAACCGGCAATCACGGAAATTATTTCAGCCAACAGAATCGCCAAGCCACGCGCGCGGAATGGACGGAGACATTGTCGCTGCAACCGATCCGCAACATCGGTTCGCATAACTTGAAATTCGGCAGCATTATTTCGCGCACAACCAATGATGGACAGTTCCTGGCACGTCCGGTCAATATCCTGGATGCCAACAACAATCTGTTACAGCGAATTGAATTTGTTGGCGGTTCGCAGTTCGACCTGACCGATCTGGAAACGCATTTCTTCGGGCAGGATCATTGGAACATCACGCAAAAGCTGGCAATGGACATCGGTCTGCGATTTGAACGCCAGGGCATCACTGAAACCTTGCGCTTTGCTCCTCGCATAGGACTGGCGTGGACTCCGTTCGGCAATCAAAAAACAGTGTTCCGTACCGGTTATGGTTTCTTTTATGACCGCGTGCCGCTGAGCGTTTACGCGTTTGATAAATACCCGGAGCAGTTGATTACCAGCTACGCGCCTGATGGAAGCATCCTTGATGGCCCGCGCCGGTTTGCCAACATCACCGACCGCGCCCTGGGCAGCAAGAACCCTTTCCTGCACGGCGGATCAAACATCGGCAACTTTGCGCCATACAGCGGCACCTGGAATGTCGAACTGGAACACGCCTTTGCGCGCTATCTGAAGCTACGTATCAATTACCTGAGCAGCAACTCCGAAGGCATCGTGACCGTCGAGCCAAGAGTTGTCCAAGGAAAAGATGCTTTGGTGTTGGGCGGAGGCGGCCAATCCCGCTACCGGCAATTTGAAATCACCGGCAAAATAAGCTGGGGCGAACAAAAACAAAACCTGTTTCTGTCTTATGTTCACAGCAGCTCGCGTGGAAACATCAACGAATTCAATACCTACATCGGCAACTTTCCGTTTCCAGTGGTGCGACCGGATCAAAACGTACGGCTGAGCGCCGATTTGCCGCATCGCTTTCTGGGTTGGGGAACGTTCAACCTGCCGTGGAAGCTGCGCTATTCGCCGATTGTCGAATTCCGCAACGGCTTTCCCTACTCAGAACTCGACGCCACACAGCAATACGTCGGCGAAGCGAACAGCTTGCGGTTTCCGAAGTTCTTCTCCTTCGACAGCCGCGTTTCCCGTGATTTCCAGATCAACCCGAAATATGCGTTTCGCTTTTCGCTGAGCGGGTTTAACCTGACCAATCACTTTAATCCGCTGGACGTTCACCGCAACGTCGCCGATCCGCTGAATGGCCAGTTTTTCGGGAATTACCGGCGATTTTTCCGACTGGATTTCGACGTAATCTTTTAAGCATTCTTCTCTCCCACGAAGAAACATGAACGTAGACTGGTTGCGTCGTGAGACTTCGTGGGAGAGTTTCAGCTATCGCCGCCGCCGTTTCTTCCCGCCTCTGACTGTGGATTTGATCGTTGACCAGATCAAATCCGCCGCGGTGTGAGACAGTGCCCCCAAACAAAGCCCTAAAAATCCCGCCCACAAGTAATTTTTGTCGGCTTGTCCATACAGCGAAAACAAATCGCCTTTGACCAGATTGAATTCCGCCGTCCAAGTGGTCTGCATTCCGCGAAGGTAGGTGTGGCGCAAATACAGCAGCGTCGCCGCAACCAGCGAAAACATCAACGTGAAGTAAACGACGCGAACGGCTGTTCCCAACACCGGCCCATGCGACAACGTTGAACGATGCGGCATCGCGACTTGATACGGTTTCCAGATAAACCGCAATGGCCCCCAACGATTGTATGGGCGGCTTTGCAAATCCAGGTCAGGCCCGAACATCAATCCGGCAAACAGCATCGCCAAAGTAGCGATAATGGACATTGCGTGATCGCCTCCCCAATACATTTCCGCCGCCAGATAGGTAAACGGCGTCAACGCAAACGTAATGGTGTCGTGCGTGTTGGCGTTTGGCATACATCAAACCTCCGACAGTTTGCCCGCACAATGAATGTTGTACCCGCGTTTCAGACGTGCAACGGAACTTACCCGACAGGTTCGCTGTGGTCAAGAGATTAGTTGATGAGGTGGGTGTAAACTTCAATGGCGCGTTCGGCCATCAGCTTGACGCTGTAGTGCTCACGGACTGCGGATGCACCGCGTTTGCCCATGTCGTCGGCGAGTTCGGAATTTTTCCAGAGCGAATAAATCGCATCGGCCAACCCTGCCGAGTCTTCCGGTTCAAACAGCAAACCGCCCTGCGTGCGTTCCAGAATTTCGGGGAAAGAACCGTGACGAGGCTGAATGACGGGCACTCCGCTGGCCATTGCTTCCAGAATGGATAATCCTTTGGCTTCGGCATACGTCGTCGGCACGGATACAACGTCCACATTGCGAAAGAAATCCAGCTTGCCTTCGCGTTCCACAGCGCCGTGATAGCGAAATTCGTTCGCCAAACCAGCCGTGCTCAATTTATGTTCGATTTCCTGCAAGTAAGGTTTGTGTTCCGGCGCAAGATAGCCTGCGGCTTCGAGTTTGGCGGAAGGAAAATCGTCCCGTAGCCGCAACAACCGGTACGCTTCGGCTAGCACATGCAAGCCTTTTTCCGGCGCAACACGAGCAAAGTAACCAATCGTGAACGGTTCGTTGCTTCGCGGCTTTCTTGGAGACGGATTTTCGTAATCATTCAAGTTGATTCCCAAAGGAACAACGTGAATTTTGCTGCGCGGAATGCTCAGGTAATCGGCCATAAAATCGGCGTAATAGCCGCTGACGGCGATAAACCCGTCCACATATTCGGCTTGTTCGCGAATCAACCGAATCGCCTCGCTGCGGTACGGTTCGCGCATTCCGTCCAAAAATAAATCTTCGCCTTGCAGCGTGCAGCAAATCGGCAACCCGGTCGCTTCTTTGATCGGTTTGGCCAATCCGATCAGCATGGAATTTTGCATGTCCACGATTTCAAACCCGGCTGGCGGCGGAGGTTCGGTTTTCAACCAGTCAATGAATTTGCCGATTTCTTTTCGCTGGTGACCGTGTTCGCCTTTCAGAATGGAAATTGTCAATTCGCACAATGAATCGGGATCAACGGCGATGGATCGTTTCGACGCCGCTTTAAGTACAAACTGCGAATCCCACAATTTATCCAACCAACGCGGCGTATGACGAAAGATGGCCGAATGCTGCTCCAAATAAACACTGATGCCGCCAAAGAAAACTTTGTCGTTGCTGACGTTGGGTTCATCGGTCAGCGGCGTCGTGTACAGCGGTTGCAACGTGACTTCGTGGCCCTGGCGCAGCAATTCCGACGCGAGCGCGTTGTCGCGCAAACAACTGCCGCAATACATCCCAGCGGCTCCGGCTGTCAGGTAAAGAATCTTCATCGTTGCAATTAAGCTGCTGCTGCCCGTTGGAACGCACGCCGCGCATACAAATGTTCAAACAAATTTCCTTCGTGGGGTTGATCCCAGGCGATTTTCATCGTCGGAATCGCGCCAATGTTCAGCCGATCCACGTGCGGTGAAGCCACCAGTTTGTTGATCAACTTCAGATCGTTGGTGATTGCCGTCACGACCAGCGATGGTCCAAAAGCTTCCGGCATCTCTTCCGGCCTGACCTCGACCACGCTGGCGAAGGGGAACAGAAATTCTCGGTTGGCCAACGGATGGTTGTGGTTTTCGACATGCACAATAGTCGGCAGCAGATACGTTGCGCCGTCCACTTCCACCAATCGCTTGCCGCGCACTTTTGCCGAAACATCCGTCGCGCCGGATTCACGCAAGCCGGAATCCACAATCGCCGAAATGCGTTTCGCTACATCGGCATTGGCAAACGGAGCGAGCAAAGCTTCGGGGTCTTCGGGCTGTCGAGGAATGATTTTGGCAACGCGTTCCGCCAAAGCCTTTGCGATTTCGTTTCCGTGACGCGTCACCCAAACGCCCGAAGCATTGATGCACGAACGTCCGCCGTTTTCCGTGATCGAAGCGACCATCACATCCAGATAGTTTTCCCAATCGTCTACCACGTCATCGCCCAGCACGACTTTGCTGTAGCCCGTGCCGTGCAATTCAATGCGCGGATCGCTGGCGTATTTGCCCACCGTAGAAGAATCTCCGAAGAACATTCCGCGTCCGCAGGATTGCAAAATCGCGCCTGCTCCGCCGTGATCCGCAGGGTAGTATCCAAACGCTTCTTTCGGCACTCCTGCATTGATCAGGGCCTGCGCGATGCGATACGGCGACCAAGGCTCGCTGCTGCCTGGTTTCAACACCAACGGCACTTTCATCGCAATCGAAGGAATCCACAAGCTGTGAACGCCCGGCGAATTGCTCGGCAAAATTACGCCAAGTGAGTTCGTGCGCGGAAAGAAACTGACGGCGTGGCCTTCGTGCGAGCCAAACCCGTCATCCAGAATTTTCAGATCAATACCGCGCGTCAACCCATCGAGCACGGATTTCATTTCCGCCATTACGCCACTGATCTTCGCCATGTTTTTGCGCACCAGCACGTGTGGCATTCCCGTCGTCGCCGACAACTGGCGGACATAATCATCCGGCGTTTGCGATTGGTCAGCGACGGGCAAGGTGTCGTTCATAAAGGAATCCGCCGCCTTCCGGCACATCGCAATCAACTGTTCCGTCGTGAATGCAGCCAGCATCGCCTGAATAGCGTCCAGATCGCGCAAATCGCGCCGAATCAATCCGGGATTCGCCAGACTGAGTTCGACAAACGTTTCCCGCGTCCGAAAGTGCGGCACGCGCGAAACATCAACACTTTTATACGGATTGCCTTTGCGAAGAATGGGTATGTGTAACATAGAAAATACAATGTTCCTTCCTGCGGTTCATTCAAGCCATGACCAGTTGCTGATATGCTCGCTCGACAGTGGCAGGCACGTTCATCACAACGAAACGGTCTGCGCTATAAAGGTAGCTTTCGCCGCTTTCGTCCACCACTCGCAACATCCCTTCGGCTTCAGCCTCGGCGTCACTGATAACCTGATAAAGTTTCATCAGTTCGAGTGAAGCCGGGTAACCTTCGTTGTTTACGCAAATGCCAAATGTCAGTTTAGCTTGGCTTTTCTTTTTATTCATAACGCTCAATCCAAAAACTTCGTGATCTTGAATTCCTTTTTGCCGATGCCGTGCGCTTCGTACCAGTGAACTTCAGCGTAACGCAAATTACCGCTTGGCAACCGCACCGTCGCTTCGCCTTTTAGCTTACGCCAACGTCCTTTGCCATACCAACGCCACAGTCGCCGACGATCCCGGATGCTGAGGTTGATCGCAATGGTTTGGATATTCGTGATTTCCCCGGCCAACTCAAAATCCATCGAAACACCTTTTCCCGTCTCACTGACCACGCGGCAACGCTGCCGGAAGATGATTCTTCAAAATCCAAAGCCTGAAAAGGTCGACCGCAAAACAATACCGATCCTCGCGCATTTCCACAATCTCTTTGCGGCTCAGGCTCTGCGCCGCCGCTTGGTACTGGTGTCAGCCGCTCCCGTTCCCAGCGCCCGCAAGACTTCGCGCTCGACTTTGGCGCATTCTTCCCAGTTGTTGTGGAAGTCAACGCATAAATTTGCGACGGATTGCGAGAGCAAGTAAAGCGGCTTGCAGAGGACCGAGAATCGCTTCTAACGTGACGAGTGTTTGTCCAGTGCTAGTAACAGGGCGCGGCTCTGGTTTCTGCAAACTCATCACTCCAAGGCTGTAGGTCAAGGCTTTCGTGAGGGGCAAAGGGCGTCGAACTTCATCGCTCACCACGGTGACCATAGGCATACTTGGGGTTGGTTTGCGCTCGAAACCTGTAACGCAGTAAGCACCAGCAAACAATATCCAGAGGACAAACAACACCATAACTGCGCGTGTTATTCGTTCACCATAACCACTCGCAAGCCAGTAAAGCCAATGCAAAGTTTGTAGCCTAAACCAATAAATTTTCAGAAAACTCCATGCCCTTTCACGCGTTCTACTGAGCCTACCTAAGCTATTCTCGCGTACAAGTGATCTAGCTATTCTTACTGCGCTTCTCTTGAATACACTCCACTGCTTCGCCAACACCTTCTCACCACGTAGCGATTCTAACCGCTGCATATCCATCGCCCAGTAACGAAACTCAGATGCCTCCCTATACCGGTGATTCTCTTCAGCGTTAATAGCTAATTGGCGGTAGGCAATAGATAGCAGATAGTATGACGAAGTCCCCACGTGGTGACGCAAACCGGCGATTTCTCGCTTGCGACCTTTGGTCCAACGTACATTGACGAACTCAAATTTACGGGCATCCACATTGATGAACCAATGGGGCCGTAGCTTGAGTGAATGAAAGGAGGCGCGCTCCGGCTTCTCAATTCTGGCATGTTGCAAGTTCAAGTATGAGCAATCGCCAAAAACAGGTTGATCCTTATTCCCGGCAAATCTCACGTAAGAGGCAAAGGTACTGTGGTTAAAGTCAGCGTCTGCGGTAAAAATGGCAGAAGCAAAGTCGGCATCTGCGCTGAAAGTGGCGTTGCTAAAGTCTGCACGGGCATTAAAAGTTGTTTCTTGAAATTTTGTGGTAGCACCGAAATTGGCAGAATAAAAGAATGCATCATCCTCAAACTTGGCAAAGGAAAAGATAGCATTCGAGCTAAATTTGGCAGCACCGAAGACTGACCTCTTGAATTTAGCGCTGCTGAAGTCTGCAATCGCGCTGTATTGGGTTTTCGCGAAATCAGCATCTATACTAAAGTTGGTAAACCTAAAGTCGGCATCTGCCCTAAAGGTTGCGTTATTGAAGCTGACATCCGCAGTTCCAAAGCGTGTGTCCGCAGTAAAGACGGCTTTGAAAAAGTTGGCAACGCCGCTGAAGATGGCACAGCTAAAGTCAGCAGGCGCGTTGAATTGAACCCTGGAGAAGCTGGCTCCTTCAGGAAACCATACGCCACGAAAGTCGAAGTCTTTTGCCTCGAGCTTCTTTTGCAGAACAGAATTGAAAGCTGTGGTTTTGTCTTGATTGGGATAATGCAGTACGCAGTAACTGCGGCCTTCATGCTCACGGAAAAACCCTTCCCTCGCGCAAGCTGAACGCATCCATTCTTCACAGGCGCAAACGAATTCACGTTCGGATTGCGTGTCTAACGCAAACTCCACAGACACGGCTGAACTGTCCGTTTGGTTGGTCATGATTTCAGCGATTGATGCGCGTCACGACTTTGTTCCCTGCGCCGCGTTTGATCGTGCGTTTGACGAATTGCTCAACCAGTGGGCGCAGCAACCATTTTGCGCCATCCTGTTCGATGGAACGAAGTGAGCCATTCGCCACGGCCAGTTCCAGCATCGTCACCGGAACATCGAATTCGCGCGCGGCGGCGTTGTAGCTCATCAAATCTTTGCTGTCATAAACACTCATGCGTAGTTTCTCCTGAAATTCGGGCTTGAAAAATTGATGCGGAAGAAGCGTGATGATAGGGATGGGGTTGGAACGTGTCAAAGCTGTCCTGGCAAAATCGTAGAGCTTGAAATTCTCCGCCTCGCCCCACTACAATCCGGCTCGCTTATCCGATCTCACCAACGTTTTAACGGAGAGAATTTATACGATGGACTGTCAGCAATTTGAAGATTCAATCAGCGATTATCTGGATTGTGGTTTGGCGCGGCCGGTGCGGCGCAGCTTTTGCGAACATCTGTTGGCTTGCCGCCCTTGCCATCAAACATTTAATGACGTGCGCACGGTACTGGATGCCTGTTATGTGATCCGCGAATCGAATATCGGCTCCGCCGATGCCGCTTCGGGAATCGAGCAGCGCATCATCAGCGCCATTACCGTGGGCGAAATGCTCAGTTGCCGGACGCTGGACGCGCTGATTCTGGAATACTTCGAAGGCAACATTGAAAGCTCTTACGAAACCATCTTCAACGAACATTTTGCCGTTTGCGACGATTGCCGCCGATTGGTCGAAGGCGTGCGCGAATCCCTGGAAGAACCCGAAGCGGTCGAGGTTCCTGTGAAATTGTACGACCGCATCTTCGCCGCAACCGTTGGATTACGCCGAATTGCCTGACCGGTAACTCCCCGACGATCTTGATGCAATTTCCAAGCGAGCAATCGAAATTCCTCAGCAAAATTGTCTTGTGTTTTTCACTGTTGGGGCTGAGTTCAATTAGCAGCTTTGCTCAACAGACTGAACCGGAAAAGAAAGTCGCCAATCCGATTGGCGTCGCCGACCAGCAACGACAATCCAATCGGCAAACCAAACTTACAATCACGACCCAGATTGAACCCGGCCAGGCCCAGGAAGTCACTTTTGTTTCCGAAAAGCAGGAAGCAATCGGCGAAAAGGGCGAAATTGTCGTGATGACCGGCAAAGCTCAAATTACGTACGGTGATGTCATCGTCATCGCCGACCGCGCAACGTACAACAAAATCACCGACGATCTGTTGGCCGAAGGAAATGTTTACTTTGAACAACAGGGACAACGCATTATCGCCGACCGCATAGAGATCAATTACAAAACCAAACGCGGGGTCATTACCAACCCAACGGCATTCACCAGCACGACTCGTGACGGAACAACGTTGGTCGTTGACGCTTCCCGCGCAGACAAAATCAGTGACGACACCTACACGCTGGAAAACGCCAAGCTGACTGCTTGCCAGGAAGCTGTGCCGAAATGGGCTTTTACCGCAAAACGCGCCCGCATACGGTTGGAGCATCGCGCCAAGGTGTACAACGCGCTGCTGCGAATCAAAAACGTTCCGGTGTTTTATCTGCCGTACGCCTCGATTTCGATCAGCAAGAAAGATCGCTCCTCGGGGTTTCTGCTGCCGACATCCGGATCGTCTTCGATCAAGGGGCGAACGTTGCACCTGGCGTATTACCAAACCCTGGGGCGAAGCGCGGACGTGCTGGCCAGAACAGACATTTTCAGCAAACGCGGCATTGGCGTCGGCTTCGATTTTCGTGCGCGAACCAACGAAACCTCCAAAATCAATTTCGGGTCTTTTTTGGTTTTCGACCGGCTGTTTGGAGACAAAGGCCCGGATCAAGGCGGCAGCAGTTTTTACGCCGATGCGGTTCATAATTTCAAAAACGGCTTTGTCGCTGTAGCCGACGTAAATATCACATCTTCGTTCGCGTTTCGCCAAATTTTCTCCGATAACATTCTGTCCGCTATTTCGCCCGAAGAGCGGTCGCTGTTTTACCTGAACAAAAACTGGCGCTCGTTCAGCTTCAACGCGCAATTCGGCGAACAAAGCTCTTTTATCGGTGAATTTGATCAAAAGGGCAATTTTGTCTCTGACCAAATCGTCAAAGTCCGCAAGTTTCCCAGCGTCGAACTGAATAAACGCCCGACACAAATTTCCGAACACATCCCGTTTTACTTCTCTTTTGATTCGGCGTTGGAAGGCGTGCGCCGCAGCGAAACATCCGCCGATCAGTTCAAACTGAAAACGCCATCGGTGGTTCAGCGCCTGGATTTCGCGCCGCGATTGACGTTCCCGCTGAAATCCTTTGCGGGATTCACAGTTACGCCCAGCATCGGAGTCCGCTCGACGTTTTATAGCGATAGCCTCGACCCGGTCACGCGCCAGGTCACTGGACAGAATCTGTTTCGAAACTACGTAGACCTTGATGTGGACGTGCGACCGACAGCGCTGGCCAAGGTGTATCGTCACAATGACGGAACGGCGTGGTTCAAACACATCATCGAACCATTTATCGAATATCGCCGCATCGAAGGCATTGATGAATTCGATCGCACCTTGCGCGTGGATGAACGCGATGTGATCGCCGAAACCAACGAAATCGCCTTTGGCATCAGCAATAGCATTCTGGTCAAACGCTCGCCCGGCGAGGGCCAAGCTCCGCAAACGCACGAGTTTCTGAACGTGACGCTGACGCAAAAATACTTTTTCGATCCTACCTTCGGCGGCGCATTGCACGACGGCGAACGCAATCAATTCTTCCCTATCAATACGTTGGGGGGATTTTCCTTTGGTGCAATTCAGCGGGATGTATCTCCGCTCAATGTCAAAGCCAGAGTCCGCCCGACGCAAACCATCTTTGCCGACGTGCGGCTGAATTACGACACGAAGTTTCACGACTTGCGCGATTTCATCGTC
This region of Acidobacteriota bacterium genomic DNA includes:
- a CDS encoding metal-binding protein — its product is MPNANTHDTITFALTPFTYLAAEMYWGGDHAMSIIATLAMLFAGLMFGPDLDLQSRPYNRWGPLRFIWKPYQVAMPHRSTLSHGPVLGTAVRVVYFTLMFSLVAATLLYLRHTYLRGMQTTWTAEFNLVKGDLFSLYGQADKNYLWAGFLGLCLGALSHTAADLIWSTIKSTVRGGKKRRRR
- a CDS encoding glycosyltransferase family 4 protein, encoding MKILYLTAGAAGMYCGSCLRDNALASELLRQGHEVTLQPLYTTPLTDEPNVSNDKVFFGGISVYLEQHSAIFRHTPRWLDKLWDSQFVLKAASKRSIAVDPDSLCELTISILKGEHGHQRKEIGKFIDWLKTEPPPPAGFEIVDMQNSMLIGLAKPIKEATGLPICCTLQGEDLFLDGMREPYRSEAIRLIREQAEYVDGFIAVSGYYADFMADYLSIPRSKIHVVPLGINLNDYENPSPRKPRSNEPFTIGYFARVAPEKGLHVLAEAYRLLRLRDDFPSAKLEAAGYLAPEHKPYLQEIEHKLSTAGLANEFRYHGAVEREGKLDFFRNVDVVSVPTTYAEAKGLSILEAMASGVPVIQPRHGSFPEILERTQGGLLFEPEDSAGLADAIYSLWKNSELADDMGKRGASAVREHYSVKLMAERAIEVYTHLIN
- a CDS encoding aldehyde dehydrogenase family protein, which gives rise to MLHIPILRKGNPYKSVDVSRVPHFRTRETFVELSLANPGLIRRDLRDLDAIQAMLAAFTTEQLIAMCRKAADSFMNDTLPVADQSQTPDDYVRQLSATTGMPHVLVRKNMAKISGVMAEMKSVLDGLTRGIDLKILDDGFGSHEGHAVSFFPRTNSLGVILPSNSPGVHSLWIPSIAMKVPLVLKPGSSEPWSPYRIAQALINAGVPKEAFGYYPADHGGAGAILQSCGRGMFFGDSSTVGKYASDPRIELHGTGYSKVVLGDDVVDDWENYLDVMVASITENGGRSCINASGVWVTRHGNEIAKALAERVAKIIPRQPEDPEALLAPFANADVAKRISAIVDSGLRESGATDVSAKVRGKRLVEVDGATYLLPTIVHVENHNHPLANREFLFPFASVVEVRPEEMPEAFGPSLVVTAITNDLKLINKLVASPHVDRLNIGAIPTMKIAWDQPHEGNLFEHLYARRAFQRAAAA
- a CDS encoding pentapeptide repeat-containing protein; the protein is MTNQTDSSAVSVEFALDTQSEREFVCACEEWMRSACAREGFFREHEGRSYCVLHYPNQDKTTAFNSVLQKKLEAKDFDFRGVWFPEGASFSRVQFNAPADFSCAIFSGVANFFKAVFTADTRFGTADVSFNNATFRADADFRFTNFSIDADFAKTQYSAIADFSSAKFKRSVFGAAKFSSNAIFSFAKFEDDAFFYSANFGATTKFQETTFNARADFSNATFSADADFASAIFTADADFNHSTFASYVRFAGNKDQPVFGDCSYLNLQHARIEKPERASFHSLKLRPHWFINVDARKFEFVNVRWTKGRKREIAGLRHHVGTSSYYLLSIAYRQLAINAEENHRYREASEFRYWAMDMQRLESLRGEKVLAKQWSVFKRSAVRIARSLVRENSLGRLSRTRERAWSFLKIYWFRLQTLHWLYWLASGYGERITRAVMVLFVLWILFAGAYCVTGFERKPTPSMPMVTVVSDEVRRPLPLTKALTYSLGVMSLQKPEPRPVTSTGQTLVTLEAILGPLQAALLALAIRRKFMR
- a CDS encoding zf-HC2 domain-containing protein, with translation MDCQQFEDSISDYLDCGLARPVRRSFCEHLLACRPCHQTFNDVRTVLDACYVIRESNIGSADAASGIEQRIISAITVGEMLSCRTLDALILEYFEGNIESSYETIFNEHFAVCDDCRRLVEGVRESLEEPEAVEVPVKLYDRIFAATVGLRRIA